In Rhizobium sp. WSM4643, the following are encoded in one genomic region:
- a CDS encoding ABC transporter substrate-binding protein, whose protein sequence is MLLAFWPGFALADQAFYPAKSGNADAPVLTVYSSLDEPLARPMIRGFQAANPDVAVKYEDMLTGDIYDRIVRETDAGKKTADFAFSSAMDLQVKLSNDGYAQVSNLPMSAPWPKWANWRNTAYALTFEPAVFVYHKPSFAHEPVPSSRAEFVDYLKRKGNDVHGRIGTYDIERSGVGFLFMARDQEQFGDIWSVIGAMGAAGVKLYSTSSAILERVADGRFVLGYNILGSYAADWASRHPDVGIVLPKDYTVVMSRIGLVPQAAAEPELGRRYLTFFMSREGQTIMARELQIPAVSPEVAGENTANTLQELLGAQLRPVPVSPGLMVYLDQVKRARLIAHWNEVLRTQ, encoded by the coding sequence TTGCTGCTGGCGTTCTGGCCGGGTTTTGCCCTGGCGGATCAGGCCTTCTATCCGGCAAAATCGGGCAATGCCGATGCGCCGGTGCTGACGGTTTATTCCTCGCTCGACGAACCGTTGGCGCGGCCGATGATCCGGGGTTTTCAGGCGGCCAATCCCGACGTCGCGGTCAAATACGAGGACATGCTGACCGGCGACATCTACGACCGGATCGTCCGGGAGACGGATGCCGGCAAGAAGACGGCGGACTTCGCCTTTTCCTCGGCGATGGACCTGCAGGTGAAGCTTTCCAACGACGGCTATGCGCAGGTCAGCAACCTGCCGATGAGTGCGCCATGGCCGAAATGGGCGAACTGGCGTAACACCGCCTATGCGCTCACCTTCGAGCCGGCGGTGTTCGTCTATCACAAGCCGAGCTTCGCGCATGAGCCGGTGCCGAGCTCTCGGGCTGAATTCGTCGATTATCTGAAGCGCAAGGGCAACGATGTTCATGGGCGGATCGGTACCTACGATATCGAGCGCTCCGGCGTCGGCTTTCTTTTCATGGCGCGCGACCAGGAGCAGTTCGGCGACATCTGGTCGGTGATCGGGGCGATGGGCGCTGCCGGCGTCAAGCTTTATTCGACGAGTTCGGCGATCCTCGAACGCGTTGCCGACGGGCGCTTCGTGCTCGGCTACAATATTCTTGGCTCCTATGCGGCCGACTGGGCCTCGCGCCATCCCGATGTCGGCATCGTGCTGCCGAAGGATTATACCGTGGTGATGTCGCGGATCGGGCTGGTGCCGCAGGCGGCGGCCGAGCCGGAGCTCGGTCGGCGTTACCTCACCTTCTTCATGTCGCGGGAAGGGCAGACGATCATGGCGCGCGAGCTGCAGATCCCAGCCGTCAGCCCCGAGGTGGCAGGGGAAAATACCGCCAATACGCTGCAAGAACTGCTCGGTGCCCAACTGCGGCCGGTGCCTGTCAGCCCCGGGCTGATGGTCTATCTCGACCAGGTGAAGCGGGCGCGGCTGATCGCGCACTGGAACGAGGTTCTGCGGACGCAGTGA
- a CDS encoding ornithine carbamoyltransferase codes for MTGSIRNFLEFRDIPEAGLRSIIARAGELAKAWDERTMPQSLAGKRVALIVDDGGWRNTTAFDLGIQAMGGICVHVPIGFNAREDTGDLSGYLGNWFDMVVIRTKEFATLKAVAAASPVPVINARARSNHPCETLGDLAYIKSRRGSIDGLKVAGVAADANIFRSWVEASIALPIEVVQVYPERWHVRDSALLNGRFRASTDMGELPDAEVVITDSWPSDVAGEALAGYRIGTDVLDRLREDAIFLPCPPVTRGQEVTAGAMEHPLCQSRAAKAFLLHAQNALMEWILA; via the coding sequence ATGACAGGTTCGATCCGGAATTTTCTGGAGTTTCGTGATATTCCGGAGGCTGGGCTTCGGTCGATCATCGCGCGCGCCGGTGAGCTTGCCAAAGCCTGGGATGAGCGCACGATGCCGCAGAGCCTTGCGGGCAAACGCGTCGCGCTGATTGTCGATGATGGCGGCTGGCGCAATACGACCGCCTTCGATCTCGGCATCCAGGCGATGGGCGGTATCTGCGTGCACGTGCCGATCGGCTTCAATGCCAGGGAGGACACCGGCGATCTCTCGGGTTATCTTGGCAACTGGTTCGACATGGTGGTGATCCGCACGAAGGAATTTGCGACGTTGAAGGCGGTGGCCGCAGCCTCGCCGGTGCCTGTCATCAATGCGCGCGCACGCTCCAACCACCCCTGCGAGACGCTTGGCGACCTTGCCTATATCAAGAGCCGGCGCGGCTCGATCGACGGGTTGAAGGTAGCCGGCGTGGCGGCGGACGCGAATATCTTCCGCTCCTGGGTCGAAGCGTCGATTGCGCTGCCGATCGAGGTGGTCCAAGTCTATCCCGAACGCTGGCACGTCCGAGACAGCGCGTTGCTCAATGGGCGCTTCCGCGCGAGCACCGACATGGGCGAGCTACCGGATGCCGAGGTCGTCATCACCGATTCATGGCCGAGTGACGTCGCGGGGGAGGCGCTCGCCGGCTACCGGATTGGGACCGACGTGCTCGATCGTTTGCGGGAGGATGCGATCTTCCTGCCGTGCCCGCCGGTTACGCGCGGCCAGGAGGTGACGGCTGGGGCGATGGAGCATCCGCTTTGCCAAAGTCGCGCCGCCAAGGCCTTTCTGCTGCACGCGCAGAATGCGTTGATGGAGTGGATCCTCGCCTAG
- a CDS encoding GNAT family N-acetyltransferase, which produces MVGLTVELADSETEMIAVRGLCRSFRQWLYDNYPQHRPVIDLYYNPQKFEALLVDLPQIHARPKGAIFLARIDGEPVGCVMHHAQAPDIAEMKRLFVSAAARGRGVAVALCEASIAQARADGYHSMRLDTGIFQTAAQGLYRRLGFRERDAYYPVPPELQQILLFFEREL; this is translated from the coding sequence ATGGTGGGACTAACGGTCGAACTCGCTGACAGCGAGACGGAGATGATCGCCGTACGGGGCCTCTGCCGATCATTCCGGCAATGGCTCTATGACAATTACCCCCAGCATCGGCCAGTGATCGATCTCTATTACAATCCGCAAAAATTCGAGGCGCTGCTCGTCGACCTGCCGCAGATTCACGCAAGGCCGAAGGGCGCGATCTTCCTGGCGCGGATCGATGGAGAGCCTGTCGGCTGCGTCATGCATCACGCGCAGGCGCCTGACATTGCCGAGATGAAAAGGCTTTTCGTCTCGGCCGCCGCTCGCGGTCGTGGTGTTGCCGTCGCGCTCTGCGAGGCATCGATCGCCCAGGCGAGAGCTGACGGCTATCACTCGATGCGGCTTGATACCGGCATTTTTCAGACGGCAGCGCAGGGGCTCTATCGCCGCCTCGGCTTCCGGGAGCGGGATGCTTATTATCCGGTTCCGCCGGAGCTCCAGCAGATCCTGCTCTTCTTCGAGCGGGAACTGTGA
- a CDS encoding Bug family tripartite tricarboxylate transporter substrate binding protein codes for MKHTFIATLFAATIALPAYAADYTIIAPAAPGGGWDQTARSLQTALQQEKISGNVQVQNVPGAGGTIGLAQFSSQAAGNPNSLIVGGYVMVGAILTNKSPVTLKDVTPIARLTGEYEAVVVPAASEIKTMADLVAALKKDPGSVSWGGGSAGGTDHITVGLIAKASGVDPTKINYVAFSGGGEALAAILGGQVTAGVSSYSEFESQVKSGTLRLLAVSSDKRIDGVDAPTLKEAGTDVTIQNWRMVAAAPGLSAEQVASVTADFEKLHTSATWQETLKTKGWADTYLSGDAFKAQLEKDVSATEGILKDIGLVQ; via the coding sequence GTGAAGCATACGTTCATTGCAACCCTTTTTGCAGCGACCATCGCGCTGCCGGCCTATGCGGCCGACTACACCATCATCGCGCCGGCCGCTCCCGGCGGCGGCTGGGACCAGACGGCCCGTTCGCTGCAGACCGCGCTGCAGCAGGAGAAGATCTCCGGCAACGTGCAGGTCCAGAACGTTCCCGGCGCCGGCGGCACCATAGGCCTTGCGCAGTTCAGCAGCCAGGCTGCCGGCAACCCGAATTCGCTGATCGTCGGCGGCTATGTCATGGTCGGCGCGATCCTCACCAACAAGTCGCCGGTGACGCTCAAGGATGTCACGCCGATTGCCCGCCTGACCGGCGAATATGAGGCCGTCGTCGTTCCCGCTGCATCCGAGATCAAAACCATGGCTGATCTGGTCGCGGCGCTGAAGAAGGATCCGGGTTCGGTTTCCTGGGGTGGCGGTTCGGCCGGCGGCACCGACCATATCACCGTCGGCTTGATCGCCAAGGCTTCCGGCGTCGATCCGACCAAGATCAACTATGTCGCCTTCTCCGGCGGCGGTGAAGCGCTCGCCGCCATTCTCGGCGGCCAGGTCACGGCCGGCGTCTCGAGCTATAGCGAGTTCGAATCGCAGGTGAAGTCAGGCACGCTCCGTCTTCTCGCCGTCTCCAGCGATAAGCGCATCGACGGCGTCGATGCCCCAACACTGAAGGAAGCCGGCACCGACGTCACCATTCAGAACTGGCGCATGGTCGCCGCGGCCCCCGGCCTGTCGGCAGAGCAGGTGGCAAGCGTCACCGCCGATTTCGAGAAGCTGCATACCTCCGCCACCTGGCAGGAAACCCTGAAGACCAAGGGCTGGGCCGACACCTATCTGTCCGGCGATGCCTTCAAGGCGCAGCTCGAAAAGGATGTCTCGGCCACTGAAGGCATTCTCAAAGACATCGGACTTGTTCAATGA